The DNA segment GAAGAAATCTGACTCAATTTCTTATAAAGGAAGTCATTACTGCTACGGAAAGGATGCAAGACATACAGAGACAAAATGTTTCGAAGCCCCAGAAGGCAAAAGATAAGGCTCCTCTTTACAACAGCCCGACTCAGTTTTTGCTAAAAAAGCTAGTCCTAATCTGATATGAGTTTAGCAAGCCCAAGTACTAGCAAAGTCATAGAATCAGAGTAAAGGACTAGGCCAATACAATACTGATAGAGGAGATATTAAAAAGCAATACAGCCCATATAACAATTGCAAACATCAATTGACAATGCCAGCTGTGATGCAGTTCCCACGACTACCCCATGCATGAATTTTTTCTTCTTCGGCTCTTATTTGACACTGTTCCCTCACATTGCTGGCATCTTAAGATGCCCAAAAAAAAAATGCCATTGATCCCTTATTTTCAAGTAGTTCCTTCGCTACAATATTAACCTTGGAGGTCACAGTCATGCCAATGATTATAATTAGTGTTCATGCAGTAcacaaataaaaaaaacagaATCCTGTTACAAAACATTTACAAAATTAACTGCTAACTTAAACAAGTTTGAGAGCAAATTACCTTCCAAAATGGTTCAAATATCTTGGGTGCATCATATAAAATAGCTATCCCCAGCCTTTCAGGATAATGTTCTTGCAAAACATGAGCTGTTTCTTTTGTCACCTTGATCGAGATGTGTGACAGATTGAATCCATGGAAATCAATCAACCAGACCATCTGTTCCTGGTCTTCTGGGAGATTTACAACAGCGTTTTCCATGCAATACACTAAATACTTGATTTGTCCTTTAACAGACTTAGTGTTCTGCAAGGAGAGACTCAAAATGTTTATATCAAGCTTTTCTTAGTTCCTTGTGTCCAAAAACATTAATCAGTAATAACTTACGAAATGCAGTTATTGAATTTAATTTTATGTTGCTGACAGATGAGGAAATATAATCAGTTTGAATCAGTTCATGAAATAAAGGCAACATAAAGAACACAAAAGAATGATATAGTCATTGTAGCTTTGAGGTCTATATTACATAGATACTTTATTTGCCTTGATGTAGCCATGTCAAAGAGGTGTGACCTTCTATGAGTACATGAAAATTCTTCATAATACATTAAAGAATTAGCGAAAAACTGCATCCACCCATATCAAATACTCTAcacacacccatctcagttacgTATCAACAAGTAAATGACTCTACGTACTTAAGCTGAGGTTTAAACGGTTTAAGAAAGTTCATTTTCCTTGCAATTCTTTTCCAATAATCAATAGGATAAAAAATCATAAGCTATATGATTGTATCACAAGTTAAGGAAAAAACAAAACTGAACCCTGCCTGGCATCGAGGTCTCATGACAAGAACTGTCCTACCCTGCTTGTCTGTATAGTTTGACCTATAAATTTTGCCTGTTTCTGCTTCACTGGCCACATCATCCTGTATCAAAGTAATACTTttagaaaagaataaaaagaattGCAAGAAACTATAGAGAGGATACTATTATCAACAAGATCAACACAGATACTATTGTCATGCTTCAACGTTGCAGATTCAGGCTGAGGCAATGCACAAAACAAGCTATCCAAAAATTTCACCACTAATTATGAAGCAAATCATGCCGAAAATATAATCATTGAGGAATTAAGAGCGATAAAGCTCATaagaaattaattttaattaataaaggCATTATTCTCTCCCACACATATcagaaaaagaataataaaaggaAAGGAAGACCCAAAAAAGGGAGGTTTCAGAAGGGTTCTGCAACAGTACCCAGCGAATTTCTTCAGGCTTGTACTCCGATCTCCACTTCAGAGTCGCTTTAAGCATCCTAGCTGCCTTCTTCACATTCCAGCTTCGAGCCATTAAATACCTTGAAATGGATGCATCAGAACAATAAAGAGCCAATTTACCTGAAAGTGGCCCAATCAACTTTCTCATCTCATTGATCTGCTAGAAATAAAGAACTGTTAATCAGCGCAGCCCAGTTTAAAACCATGAGAGAAATATAAAAAATGAGATACCTTGTTCTGTTCTTCTTCCGGTCTCAAAGAATTCTCAAAGCCATTTGAAGTAGCCTTTGTTGAACCAGTATTCATAGTTTCAGGGAAATTTACTGGCGCCACACTGTAATGAAAATGACTATAAAGTAAAATTTTGCATGTATAGTGCAACTCTAACAAGAACACAGCTATAACCATGGGTCACAAAAGATCAACTCAAGTTGAGAGCTACAGAAAACAAAACCCATAAATGCAGCAGGAAAATAGTCAAAATATTATCAGTGGCATGTATTTTAGATCTTTCTAAAATCaataaatgaaaaacaaaataaaaaaagaccCAGAGAATTTGTTTGATTCAGGCAGGCTTTCATTGTAAAGGATAAAGGAGAAGAGAATCATTTCCCCTATTAGAGTAATGAACTTTTGCAAGACGTGAATATGAAACAAACACCTTCCACTTATAGTGACTATGTGAGGTTGCGAGATCTGAACATACGAAAACCTTGAATTTTTAACCATTTCAGAAATGCCATGAGTTGCACAAAGCATAAATCAGATTTAGAAAACACAAGTAGGTTCTGTTTTCCGTTTATAATGCTATTGAGAAACTAGCTACTTGCAACTTTGCATATTCAGGATAATTTATTGGGCACTATATAGTAGATGAGAGATTTTAGTCAGCCTTCACTGGTTCTTGGCAGTCATAGAGGGAGGGAATAGCCACCTAGCAGTGGCCAGTTCCAATCTTTGTATGACCTCATTATCATCTTTGATTAGTTATTTCATGTATGTAatactcctttttttttttaataatgatgTATGTGTTACTCCTTACTATTACATCTTTTCATTTGTATCATTATGTTTTTTTCataaggtaaattgtattaatcaaaagaGAGAGAACTCCCGTATACAggaagtataccaaaaagtagagaatttacatcaGAACATAATTCTCTACAAAAGACGTCCAATCTTCTATACaagtaggggctatatgagttGTATCATTATGCTAGAGGTAAGCTGCCATTGAACTAGCAGCAGAATCTGAATATTTTGAGTTTTTAGCATTTAAACTAGAAAGTCATGTTAAAAGCAACACACAGCCTCATTTTGTATCTTCATCATAATGAGCACATTATAGGATTCTAGCTCCTCTACCTGCACATTAGCACCTCAAAGTGGAAGTCCCCAGCAGTTTGCAACCAAATCTTCTGATATTAGTATATTAGAATACAAGGTCACAACTGATGACATATTCTAACTAGAGAAGCTTTGAGAAGGCAAAATGCATTACATGCCTAACACGATTTTCCTGTTCATATTTCCTAGACTCTGCAACAGGCAAATGAAACGACAAAAATATTGCCAATTGCCACCAAGTTCTTAGAGTAAAAAACTGCCTAAGGAACAACATAAACCTAGTGATTAATGGTTTTGGCTGCAAGACATCAGAAACAACATTTTAGAATCTCTCAAGAGCCTTCTTCATTTCTACTATCAACAAGGAATTTGCTATTAACGAAATAATAGTCATCATCCATTAAATAGATTTGCTCAAACATGAGTAGAAACTCTAGGAGGTAGTATTTTTTTAATGATGGTGGTGTCTGGGCCAGCTTGTACGCACTTTGACTATTCCATTGCAATCCAGCACAAGTATGTGCAGAGGTAGTATTTGAAGTGCACATCATTATTTCTATTATTCTtatttaaagaagaaaaaaagcacCACTTTACCTTTCTCATATTCTTGGTATAGCCTGAGATTTACCCAACCTAAGACCAAGCTAGTTTCGTCAACCCAGACAGTGTGCCTCAATGTACTTAAACAAGAaagaatgaaacaaactgaataATGTGACGAAAGTCAACAAATTATCTACACAGAATTATATGGAAAAAATTGCAATTGCACAGATTTGGAGTATGCAGTGCAAACATCAACAATTGTTTTTGTACCCTATTTCTGGGGGTAACATAATAGTAAATCCAGTTGTCCAAATCATATGGCCAAATAGGTTCACTTGATTTTTGACCAATTTCCTCATGATTGCTAACAGTCAATAAGAAAGTCAATTCATAGAAAGATAAACAAATATCACTCATGCAAACAAATTCAAGAAACATATTACAAACATAGTGGGTGCTCAAAAAACAGCCAAGAAAATGAAAACCGAGAAGATGAATTGAGGAGTAGTTACCTGGTGATTGTAAATTTGAAGACTGTTAGAGGAGAAGTCGTCAAATCAAATGAAATGATGAAGAAGCAGGAGGGGGTCAACTGGAAGAAGGTTACTTTTAGCAGGGGTTACAGGTGAGATTCAAcattgtttattattattattcttattCTTATTATATAGTGCAAGTAATGGGAATATCATAATAGAGATGTATGAATGGCGCCCTCCATATGACTACAAAATGCCTCCTGCTGACCACTATATGTCAATTTCATTCAAACCGGTGAAGCTAGGAACTTTGGTCAAAACTTACTGCTGTAAAAAACAATTTTTATTTTTCGTCCCTTAAACCTTTTTTTTTTGGGTCCATCAAGTTgaccaaagaagagaaaagatgGTAAAAAGTGGAAATGAAAAACATAAAGAGAAACAAAAAAGGTTAACctttaaggaaaaaaaaagtaCCAAAGCAACTCTCTGTTTATGGTAACCAAGTGTATTCATACACTCATTTATCAGTTAATCATatgtattttttaatttaaattgtttgatttagtataaaTGTCAGGTGCGACTAATTTTATCCTCACAACCATGATACGTAATATTCACATCGTTTAGTATTAGAATCTATTAGATTTATAAGAATTTATTTATGTAAGAATCAAATGCGCACATTAGGTTTGAAATATTGAAGGATAAAAATGTATTTCTACCTCTCAGCACGGTGGAAAATGATTTGAGCTACGATAATCTGAAATTTTAAAAGTGAAAGTAGATAGTTGACTCTTTCATGTAAAAAGTTCTGTGTTGCCTAAACCCAATTTTAACGTTGGAAAATATACATCTCAATTTGGTCAAGTGATTGACAAGTAACAACTCGTGGCGGAGACATAATTTCTGATAACGGAGTTTAAAAAAAAGGTTAAAAAAGATTGTAGCTAGTGGAAATTGAACCAATGACCTTACAAAGGTTTTGAACCTCCTTGACCACCAAGCCATATTTTAAATTGTGTCAAGGGGATTCAGTTGGTGAATTAAGTAGACGTTCGTATTCATTGTTTTGTTCTTTTAACGGGTAAAGTATACactaattatatataattatagatgtgatatatatataaaattattaCATATTCTATAGATCTACCCGTTATTTTTAGTTAGTGGTTGAGAAATCAACTCGGTTACTAAATTTTCCCTCGTACCAACATAGAGAATTTAAGTAGTCGATCGTATTTACAGTTTATTTTTTCAATGGGTATACATAGGGTATATGTTCATTATATAATTAAACAcatattatacatatattattatatattatatatatttaccTACTAGATGAGCGACTATTTAGATGAATTATTGTTTGAGTTATTGGACATTTCAAACCCTATTATGGATACGTTAAAAGAGTGTCATTTTCGTAGGTGTTCAAATAATGCCAATTGATAGAGGCCAAGGCCGTGAAAGCAGAAAACAAATAGAGGTGTTCGCGTGGAAGGCAACAAAGGAAAGGGTGAACATTTCCAAGTTGTGATACTAATAATAATGTCACCTCACAAATGCTGGTCCCTATTGACAACTCTCACAAGGTCATAGGTAGCCCCCAGCCCCCACTCTCTTTTCACCCACATAGCATTCAAATATTGAGCATGTGTTTGGTACAAGTATTTTAGTGCTAAACCTTTGGTTAAAACGAATTAATAAGAAAACAGAGAGTGAATCTAGTTAAATATAATAACCACTAGATCTAACGTTTTAGATGTATTGATGATGTAGAGCTAAATCCAAAAATGATGTGTACCAACTATAAATGTTCAATGATTGTCAGTGAATGTAGTAATAAAAGCATGCAATAAATGTAGATAATGGCAATGAATGTAATAAGAAAGGATTTGTCACCTAAATATTAGATGACTTGGATGATTCCCCTTCCTGACAACAACGTAGAGTTATAGAAAATGAAGATGGACAAGAAATTTTTGGATCTTGTGAATAAAGAGTGTATATCAAACAATGTAATCAGTGGACAAGACAAGCTTTTGTATATTCTTTGTAGTCAACCCTTTACAATGTGCTCTTATCAGAAAAATGAAGATTACATAGATAAAAAGGGTCACCGATCTTTAACAAGGTTGAACTCCACACATTTGATATGATGAGACTAACGATATATTGAGGATCTGAGCTTCCTTACTTGCTTCTCCTTCATGAGGAGAGAGAGATGAGGATCCTTTTTCTTCTCAGAAACCATATCTGTGTGTCTGGATTTGTTTTTggccccctctcttcttcttctcacttAGTTTATATACTAGGTATTCTTCTTTACCCAACGGTCATTAACCATAGTACCTAAGTCATTTGACTGTATTACTAGTTAACCCACTGAAACGCCGTAACATCCAATTCATCGTATAAGCATTCCGAATACACGACCTCGGCCGTGACCGAGGTGCATGTCATTATAGCATTGTATGGATACGACTTCGGCCCAAGTGACTTCTTGCCGCTCTTCTCTATGCGGATTCTTGTCTGGTCTGATttcgacccatacagttagtccctctacCTATTGGGGTCATCTTTTGGCGAGCTCGATGGGTGGACTCTATCGATTTGAAAGGTGAGGAATCTGAGAACTTATGCGAAGGGTGAGTACCTCATGGTGATGTAGCAACATGATGTTTCGAGGTATGCGTCAGACCGTCATGTTAGTTCAGAATGTCATTAATACTTCTCATGCGTCATTATGGTGCATGTTTTCTACGTATTGCGTCATTTCCCGTGCCCTTTCCATTTTCTAAATGGCGGCATTTGGTTTTTCCACTCAGGGCATTTAATATCCCTATAAATAGGAGAGAATTTTTCATTTGAATGTTACACTTCTTAATAGCTCAAAAGATATTTTTgcaactcttcttcttcttcagttttTCATATTTATGTTTCTGTTAAAAATTCTTGTGACTGCTACCTTTTTCCCTTATCATTCCCGTTTctctctgtcacacctcctttttcactacacccccggaagggagtatatagggagttttttccaattttaagtgacaatcgaaacgggattattttattaaaaattcagagtcgccacttgggataattttatggtgtcccaagtcaccggttcaaatttcgaatcgaggaaaagattgactctgttttacagtccgcgaactaaaattcgggtaaggaatttcgttaacccgggagaaggtgttaggccttcccgaatttcgtggttctagcacggtcgctcaactgttatagttggcctaattatcttactttaaaatacttttaaacctatgtgcattttaattttaaaaccgtttttaattattttaaggaagatttcaacgtcatctaaaacacgtctttggaccacgccatatgaaatgcacccacagtccgagacacattttatttaacgttgttgagatttagatttgggtcacatgaaatgcacacccgagtttaggaaggtaagttactaaaataacgcgcctaaagcaactatgcattcgcaactttacgagggccatggaaaattcactaaatggcacgcctcgaattctcaAGATAAAATATTACTTGATCGATGGCCATGCATTTGAAGTTTTGTTTGGCGCGGCACATCTCGATTCATTCTAACCAAAAGATTTCTAAACTAACTAAATAAGGCTTAAAGACTATAATTACTCCTAAGTTAATGCTCGAACTCAGATTAGTAATCCCAGGGCCAGCACTAAGCAAGGTCTAATCTAAATTATGGTTCAATTTTCATCTTGCTAATCATAAACCCAAGTGTAACGGAAACAAACATTTTAATCACACGAGACGGACCGGGCTAGCTATAGTTCCAATGTTATTTGGAGATTTTCAAAGGAAAGCGCAGAGTGGCCAGGCCCGGTCCCAAAACCCATGTGTAGTTGCCCCTTACTACTGATTATGTGTGAGAGGTAACTGGGCTAAAAGGGAAGCCCAGTTGGGCAGCCTAGTTACGAAATGAAAGGCAATTGTAATTAGGCCAATGATGATGGCCCAAAACATGATTCAACAAATATACTTAAAGCTAACTATCATTCAAGGAAATCCTGGATTTGGACGAGTGCTAACAATCCTTAAACTAAATGTACAAAATGTTCAGAACTCAGTGCATGTATTCTATAGCGGAAAAAATACAATTTCCAGTCGTGATGATAAACATTTTGCACGAATTGCTCATCATTTAATGTCAAAACTTACTGATTACAAATTCATGCAGCATCCATTTCAAACTAACCCATTCAGCAAGATTATACCAACTCTAAACTTTCTAAATAAGATGAGAAACCAAGCATGACGAACTGATTCCAATCTGGAGGCTTCCAAATCTAAATGGACTCAGATTCATTTGAAAGTACCTTTAGAATGCTCATAACTCAGTACATAAATAGAAGCAGGATTACATGATAAGTCATACAATCCTGGGTCTAGACCTCAAACAATACAAGaacaaacttaaacaagattgaAAGAGAGCACAACCTGTACCAAATTTGTTAGAACAAAGTCTAGATTGCCTTACATTCAAGCCATGGCTGTGACTAAACACAATCCAACAGTCAGATACTTGTTGCTAATTAAATTAGACCATAGTCTTTAATTAATACAAATTAAGAGACCTAAATAGCTTTAAATCAACTACATTTAAACAAACTCAGATCCAAGCCTTAAAACAAAACGAAATGCACATAAGAAGCTAAACATAAATGACAACAGGGTAGAATTTAACGCAACATGGACTGATATTTTCATTTAAAACCAACTGGATCACAGATCTTTATGCAAAGCTCAATCAGGTTTCAGTTCCATCCAAGTTTCAAGAgcatacctggaaattgaaagggAAAAAGAGGTGAAGAAATAATAGATAACAGCAGAACAAAAAGCACAACAATAGCAATGCAACAGTGACCTCACAGCAGCTTGAACCCAtaaaaaaccaaaaataaaacCATCTCCCAACCCAGGTGCAAGATGTGAAACTTTCAGAGAATTTAATTAATGAAGAAGATCAGAAATCCCCAGCTGATACAGAATTTGATCAGCTTTTATCAAAGAAATATGCTGGAAATCAGTGTAGTTTCAGAATCCTCAGCCATTTTTgttttttcagaatttttatctctttcaagtctcttgggtctgccttgaaaggcaagtttTGGGTGCTTTTATAGGCAAGGGACTAGGGCAGACCTTAGGAATCAGTTTTTGCATTTTGCCCCTTTTGGAATTTTCATTAAAACCTAGTTAAAAACCAAAAATTCACAACTAACCCcgaccccagcttcctagaagcttccctaggTAATTATTCAGAGATTCTTTACCTAGAATACCCAAAATAACCTCCAAATCCTCTATTATTACTGCAGGACAAAGTCCAAATTCTAAAATTGGGCCTGTCAATCCCGGCTTAAATCCCCACACTAGATTTTGATCTTTCACAGCACAAACTCACAATCCGAGATTCATAATTTCAAAAGGCATAAATTTAAAAACTAATCAAAATTTCCCCCAAAAGGAGGCCCGAAAACCTTAAAAATGCAatcaaaataacaaaagaaagtGGATGAACTAATTAACCTAGACATGCAGCAGGAATTTAACTAAGTTATAGGCTTAATTAACTAGGTGACTAACTAGAACAATAATCATGTTATTTAATCAGAGGAAACTAAACAAATCAATCAGGACCAGAGATCAGGCttggaaaaacaaaaagaactaGCGAAGACCAGACGGACAAACCTCAAACTCGGCCAAAACTGCGGCCAaacttcaaataaggaaagaaagaatAGAGGGACACCAAGTGAATCATGAAAACAGAAACGGACCCAAAATGAGAGGAAACTCACCGGCTAAACTCGAAGTGACACTTGATAACTTGATTCACGCAAAACTGATGCCAATAGCTTTTCTCTGTCAAGAAAGAACGAATGGCATTAATCTTGTAGTGAGTCGGCCTTCCAAATGTGAGAAAATCCAATCCAGGTCGATGCATGCCACCAGATTCGACCGAAAATGATTTTAGACCTTTAGGGTTCGAACTCAGATgtaagattcgagaagttctgtACATATTCAAGGGCAAAGGGTTATGGATTTGGTATGAGAGGGGTGGGAggattctggggtgttaaaatgGGGGTGAATGGAGGTGGTCGCCGCCACCTTGAGGCGGTGGAAATGGAAGGGCGTCGTTAGGGTTGGAGTCCCTGTGAAAGAGACGATGACGGGGTAGGAGGGTGTGTTTGGACACTTTTATATCAAGCCACCCCCACTTCCTAGCCGTCTGATCCCATAACCTCGACGACCCAGATCGAAACTAacttaaacggggtcgtttgggttgaGGAAGGAGGTGGACCGGGTCAGTGTGACTTTGGGTCAGGTATTGGGGCAATTTGGACTGGTTTCAGGGGTGTAGGGGTTTGGGCTTGGAGATAAATCaattaattttggcccaaattccctttcctttattttaatttttttcaatttttctaatttcttctaaattataattaaaataaacctaaattgatttctaatcaaattatcctaccaaattaaattaacatactctaaataataattaccacaactaattaaattccaaattaaaaaaaaaccaccaaaattcgaaattaaaattaaaaagtgcaaaataaactatttttgtgattttttccattttttataaaacactaaattactaattaattcaagaatgcaaaattagatcctaaatgcaaatgcagtgtatttttgtattttcatgaaataaataaaataaacatgcacagacaaatacaaacaattatcagaaaatgccacaaaatccacaaaaattgcaaataatgaaaagaagttattttgttttgaatttatgggagtaattcatatagg comes from the Nicotiana sylvestris chromosome 4, ASM39365v2, whole genome shotgun sequence genome and includes:
- the LOC104214520 gene encoding uncharacterized protein isoform X1, giving the protein MNTGSTKATSNGFENSLRPEEEQNKQINEMRKLIGPLSGKLALYCSDASISRYLMARSWNVKKAARMLKATLKWRSEYKPEEIRWDDVASEAETGKIYRSNYTDKQGRTVLVMRPRCQNTKSVKGQIKYLVYCMENAVVNLPEDQEQMVWLIDFHGFNLSHISIKVTKETAHVLQEHYPERLGIAILYDAPKIFEPFWKVAKPFLDPKTASKVNFVYSDDPNSKKIMEELFDMRLLESAFGGDDKADFDINKYAERMREDDKKLSSFWKKDDNSAASAQPTVVTTEPSLEPTNSESDSDALDEKVDKLSLDVDEEESPIEETLPGTDSTNENADRLKQCN
- the LOC104214520 gene encoding uncharacterized protein isoform X2, which gives rise to MNTGSTKATSNGFENSLRPEEEQNKINEMRKLIGPLSGKLALYCSDASISRYLMARSWNVKKAARMLKATLKWRSEYKPEEIRWDDVASEAETGKIYRSNYTDKQGRTVLVMRPRCQNTKSVKGQIKYLVYCMENAVVNLPEDQEQMVWLIDFHGFNLSHISIKVTKETAHVLQEHYPERLGIAILYDAPKIFEPFWKVAKPFLDPKTASKVNFVYSDDPNSKKIMEELFDMRLLESAFGGDDKADFDINKYAERMREDDKKLSSFWKKDDNSAASAQPTVVTTEPSLEPTNSESDSDALDEKVDKLSLDVDEEESPIEETLPGTDSTNENADRLKQCN